In the genome of Theropithecus gelada isolate Dixy chromosome 19, Tgel_1.0, whole genome shotgun sequence, the window caggtggatcacgaggtcaagagatcgagaccatcctggccaatatggtgaaaccccgtctctactaaaaatacaaaaagtagttgggtgtggtggtgcgtgcctatagtcccagctactcatgaggctgaggcaggagaattgcttgaacccaggagggggaggttgcagtaagccaagatcacgccactgtacttcagcctggaaacagagcgagactccgtctcaaaaaaaagatttcatgtcctaatccctggaacctgtcaatattaaccttatatggggccaggcacggtggctcacacctgtaatcccagcactttggaaggccaaggcaggtggaccacctgaggtcaggacttcgagaccagcctgagcaatatggtgaaaccccctctctactaaaaatatacaaattagccagacgtggtggcatgtgcttgtagtcccagctactcgggagtctgaggcaggagaatcgcttgaacccgggaggtggaggttgcagtgagccgagatcacaccactgcactacatacagcctgggtgacagagctggacttcatctcaaaaaaaaaaagaaaaaaaagtttacacaAATAAATTAGTGATGTAGGAAGAGTTAATCACATGCTTCATACCTTGGTTTCGCCCCAGGTGGCCTTGCCAAAATTATCTGCATACTCTTCATCATCTGTGATCAGAAAGTTATCGAAAATAGTTCCAGATCTCACCTGCAGATGAAAATAAGGCcttcatttttatgcttttactctttattatttgtttatttttcatttcttttttcctttggaaatatatGAAGCTCAggtgacattttttattttttagagatggggtcttgctatgttgcctaggctggatttgaacttctgggcttggccaggcgtagtggctcacacctgtaatcccagcactttgggaggctgaggcaggtgcatcaattgaggtcaggagttcaagaccagcctggccaacatggggaaccctgtctctactaaaaatacaaaaattaccaggtgtggcggtgcatgcctgtagtcccagctactcaggaggctgaggtgggaggatcacttgaacctgggaggcaggggctgcggtgatctgagatcgtgccactgtactcccacctgggtgacagagtgagactctgtctcaaagaaaaaaaaaaaagaacttccggGCTCATGTgatcatcccatctcagcctccccagtagctgtgactactacaggcgtgagccacactgtCCCTGGCTCCAAGGCCTTTATTATTGATGtgacaaaaagaaacagatgtaTTTTGCTCAGTACAGTGTACCGTAACAGCAATTAGAATAGTAGGTGGTGCTTAAATCTATTTCTAGAATATCCTTTCCCTCTAGGGCACTGGTTCCTCAAACTTGGCTACACATTAGGAtcactaaaacttttttttttttttttgagacttagtgtcgctgttctttttttttttttttttttttttttttgagatggagtctcgttctgttgcccaggctggagtgcagtggcgtgatcttggctcactgcaagctccgcctcccgggttcacaccattctcctgcctcagcctcctgagtagctgggactacaggtgcccgccaccacgcccggctaattttttgcatttttagtagagacagggtttcaccgtgttagacaggatggtctcgatctcctgacctcatgatccgcccgcctcggcctcccaaagtgttgggattacaggcgtgagccaccgcgcccggcccttttttttttttaaaaaaaaacaaagtctcgctctgtcgcacaggctggagtgctgtggcgtgatcttggctcactgcaacctccacttcctgggttcaagtgattcctcccaggttcaagtgattctcatgcctcagtctcctgagtagctgggactacaagcacgcgccaccacacctggctaatttttgtatttttagtagagatggactttcactatgttgcccaggctggtctcaaatacctgagctcaggcagtctgcccgcctcggcctcccatagtgctgggattacaggcgtgagccaccatgcctggctgggatcaccaaagcatttaaaaacaacaacaacaggccgggcgcggtggctcaagcctgtaatcccagcactttgggaggccgaggcgggtggatcacgaggtcaggagatccagaccatcctggctaacacggtgaaaccccgtctctactaaaaatacaaaaaactagccgggcgtggtggcgggcgcctgtagtcccagctactcggaggctgaggcaggagaatggcctgaacctgggaggcggagcttgcagtgagccgagatcgcgccactgcactccagcctgggcgacagagcgagactccgtctcaaaaaaaacaacaacaacaacaacaacaacaacaacaacaacaactctcagcactttgggaggctgaggtggaaggattacttgagcctagaagttccaaaccagcctggacaacacagtgagacccccatctcttaaaaaaaaatctgggtatggtggcttgtgtctgtagtcctagctacttgggaggctgaggtgggaggattgcttgggcccagttTGAAGCTCCAGTGAGTTAGAATcgtgcctaggtgacagaataagaccctgtctcaaaaaaacaaaacaaaacacacacacacacacacacaaactaaagtaaatttaaaaccaaATGACCTGCCAAAGCTCCAGGCCGATGGCACCAATGTTCTCAAATTCCGAGAGGTCATACTGTGTCAAATAGTTGGTATTCTTCATTTTATGGTGGAGCCAGATGTCTTTATCAATACCTTCTGGTTTCAGGCCATCCTGCATCAGAAAAACCATATGAGGTGGTCTCAATGAcatgggcaggggaggggcatCCCTGGGGCATCCCTGGCATCATGCAAAGTGGCCACACACCTGGTACGGGGGCTTCTGGAGCATCGACGCCGGCCAGTCCCCATCCAGTTCACCATTCCAGTCGCTCTGCTTGCTGGCACTGGCGTCCAGAAAATGCTTCTCCCAGTCCTTCAAAGACAggtaaggaaaaagtaaaatctatCAGATGCTCATATATTTGCTGTTgttgcttctgtttttgtttcttgagactaGGTTTtgctcttgcccagactggagtgagatagcgcaatcatggctcactgcagcctcaatctcctgggctccagtgatcctcctgcctcagcctcccaagtagctgagactacaggtgcttgccatcaTACCttgctactattttttttttttttgagacggagtctcactctgtcgcccaggctggagtgcagtggccagatctcagctcactgcaagctccgctccccgggtttacgccattctcctgcctcagcctcctgagtagctgggactacaggcgcccaccacctcgcccggctagtttttggtattttatttttagtagagacggggtttcaccgtattagccaggatggtctcgatctcctgaccttgtgatccgcccatctcagcctcccaaagtgctgggattacaggcttgagccactgcgcccagcccctggctactatttttatgttttgtacagtcagggtctccctctgttgcccaggctggtcttgaactcctgggctcaagttatcctcctgccttgacctccgaactgctggtattacaggcatgagccaccgcacccaaccagaTGCTCAGATTTGAGAAAGGAAATTATTAGATGCCAAGTGGCAGGCACAGGCTGGTGACCCCTGTCCCAGTGTCCCCTTCCCTTCTTCAATTTGGTCGTCAGGAGGCCAAGTGCTTGGTGCTTCCAATGCCACTGAGGACTTCAGGGCAATACCACACTGCCTAGATTTTTCTCCCTAACCTGCCATATGACTTTAGCCCTTTCCTCCATGCTATGGAGAGGAGCAGTGGTGTGGAAAACTTCAAGTAGTGGCTAGAGTGAAAATGATGGTGCAAAAAGCGATGACaatggccagatgtggtggctcacgcctgtcatcccagcactttgggaggccgaagtgggcagatgacttgaggtcgggagttcgagaccagcctggccaacatggtgaaaccccgtctctactaaaaatacaaaaattagccggggatggtggcgggtgcctgtaatcccagctactcaggaggctgaggcaggagaatcacttcaacctgggaggcagatgttgccgtgaactgagattgtgccactgtactccagcctgggcaacaagagtgaagctccgtctcaaataaataaataaataaatactctttttttttttttttttttttgagacagagtctcgctctgtcgctcaggctggagtgcagtggcgcgatctcggctcactgcaagctccgcctcccgggttcacgccattctcctgcctcagcctcctgagtagctgggactaccggcgcccaccaccgcgcccggctaattttttgtatttttagtagagacagggtttcaccgtggtctcgatctcctgaccctgtgatccgcccgcctcggcctcccaaagtgctgggattacaggcgtgagccactgcgcccggcaataAATACTCTTTTACGATACCTTCAGATGTGTAGCAATGTGGCTGGTCTGCAGTGTGTGCTCTGGGGAGGCCATTTGGTGCTACAATATTGCCATCGTGGCTACCAGCCATGCAGCAATGGTCCAGTAACTGGGTACTTACAAACTATATCTGTGCACTTTCTAGAGTTGCCCAGGAAAAATTCACACCTGGGCTTTGTTGTCTTTAGTCTGCTCCCAATCCTTCGATTCTGCCGGGGATGTTTCCTTCTTCAGTGATGTTAAGTTCCAGTCGTACTCTATGCTGCCGGATTCAATTGACTGACCATCAATTTTCACGTTGTAAGAAAGATCTGGTCTTAAAATTAGAGTGTAGAGGTGTGTGAAGCCATCAACCTGCACATTTTAGGGGAAAAGCGTAAGAATTAAaccctcaatttctttttttttttttttttttttttgagatggagtttcactctgttgcccaggttggagtgcagtggcgcaatctcagctcattacaacctccacctcccgagttcaagcaattctactacctcagcctcctgagaagctgggattacaggcacccaccaccataccccactaatttttgtattttttttttttttttttttttttttttttttgagacggagtctcgcgctgtgtcacccaggctggagtgcagtggcgcgatcttggctcactgcaagctccgcctcccaggttcacgccattctcctgcctcagcctccgagtagctgggactacaggcgcccgccacctcgcccggctatttttttgtatttttagtagagacggggtttcaccgtgttagccaggatggtctcgatctcctgacctcgtgatccacccgcctcggcctcccaaagtgctgggattacaggcttgagccaccgcgcccggctaatttttgtatttttagtagagatggtttcaccatgttaactaggctggtctcaaactcctgatctcaggtgatccacccacctcggcctcccaaagtgctgggattacaggcatgagccaccgtgcctgactaacCCTCCATGCTTTAATGCAAGTCTAAAtatgcagtttatttttatttgtttatgtatgtatgtatttatttatttatttttgagacggagtctcgctctatcacccaggctggagtgcagtggcttgatctcggctcactgcaagctccacctcccgggttcacgccattctcctgcctcagcctcccaagtagctgggactacaggcgcccaccaccgcgcccggctaattttttgtatttttagtagaggtggggtttcactgggttagccaggatggtctcgatctcctgacctcgtgatccacccgcctcggcctcccaaagtgctgggattacaggcatgagccaccacacccagcctatttatttttttgagacagggtcttgctctgtcacccaggctggagtgcagtggtacaatcatagctcactgcagccttgacctcctgggctcaagtgatcctcccacctcagcctcccaagtagctgggaccacaggtttcTGGCActttacctggctaatttttgtatcctttgtagtgacagggttttgccatgttgcccaggctggtcttgaactccttagctcaagcaatcctcttgcctcagcctcccaaagtgctgggattacaggtgtgagcctctgcacccagccatttCTCCAGAATGTTTTCTCCATCCTgaatatttcattcattaatgAGGATGGATGTGGCTGAAATGTGACTGTACTATTGTAACCCTCATAGGGCAAATGATGACATGTCATAGCTCACAGAAAAAATGAGAGTGCCCTTCTGATGGGGTAAAAACTTCAGGAAACCAGTTAAAGGAGACAAGTCTCTCCGATGGCCCCCTACACTGGAAACCGGAAACAGGAGGTATGTTTACAAAGACCCATCCTTGGCTCAGTTAAGTATTTTACTATCAAAACTAATTTCTCTAAACTTAATTATCATCAGGCAAGAGTTAACACTCATTTATTTGAATACAAGAGCAGTTACCTTACACCTGATCAGTTTCTTGTTTTCGTGATACTGATTcttgaaatgtaaaataacatgAACTTTCTTGATATCAAATCCACAAATATCGggtcctacaaaaaaaaaaaaaaaattagccgctcTCAATTTCTTTCCATAATGCATCACCATAGAATAACCAACCCACAACCacaaccattctttttttttttttttttttgagacagagtctcgctgtcacccaggcgggagtgcagtgacgtgatcttggctcacagcaacctctgcctcccaggttaaagcgattctcctgcctcagcctcccgagtagctgggactacaggcgcacaccaccatgcccagctaatgtttgtatttttacaatggtctgtgaaaaaaaaaaaaccagacctggccaggctggtctcaaactcctgaccttgtgatccacccgcctcagcctcccaaagtgctaggattacgggcttGAACTACTGTGCACGGCCCATTCTTCTTAAATATAATCAGATACAATCTGATAATCAGATATTCAcactaagttatttatttatttatttgagacagagtctcgctctgtcgcccaggctggagtgcagtggtgggatctcggctcactgcaatctccgcctcccgggtttaagtgattcttctgcgtCAAGCTCCTGAGtagagtagctgcgattacagttatgcaccaccaggcccagccaatttttgtgtttttagtagagacggggttttgccatgttggctaggctggtctcgaactcctgacctcaggtgatttgcccgccttggcctcccaaagggctgagattataggtgtgagccactacatctggtCACATGTGTGAATATCTTATTACGATTAAAGGACAATGTCCTGGCTTTCCACTCACTTTTTGAGTGTGTTCTGTagcttatttaaatattcaaagtgGCCtgctaatcctagcactttgggaggccaaggtagggggaagacttgaggccaggagtttgagaccagcctggcccacatggtaaaaccccatctctactaaaaatacaaaaattaaccaggagtggtggcatgtgtctgtagtcccaggtactttggaggctgaggtgaaaggctcacttgaacctgggaggttgaggttgcagtgagctgagactgggccactgcactgcagcctgggtgaccaagcaagactacgtctcaattaaaaaaaaaaaaaaggccgggcgcggtggctcaagcctgtaatcccagcactttgggaggccgaggcgggtggatcacaaggtcaggagatcgagactatcctggctaacatggtgaaaccccgtctctactaaaaatacaaaaaactagccgggcgcggtagcgggcgcctgtagtcccagctacttgggaggctgaggcgggagaatggcgtgaacccggggggcggagcttgcagtgagccgagatcgcgccactgcactccagcctgggagacacagtgagactccgtctcaaaaaaaaaaaaaaaaaaaaaaaaaaaaaaaaaaaaaaaaaaaaaaagtaggctgggcgtggtggcttacggctgtaatcccagaactttaggaggccgaggtgggtggatcacaaggtcaggagttcgagaccagcctgaccaagatggtgaaaccccatctctactaaaaatacaaaaattagccaggcatggtggcacgtgcctgtaatctcagctactcaggaggctgaggcaagagaatgccttgaacctgggagacggaggttgcggtgagccgagatcacaccagtgcactccagcctgggtgacagagtgagattccatctcaaaaaataaaaataaaatgctatggaATGTGAAATATTTGTATGAAAGTCAACTTGTTCAAAATTGAGACgtgcaatttatttttcttcaacattGGTCAGAATTTTCGTCTCGATTCGTAAGTACCTAcgcactttgaattttttttttttttttttgagacagtctcactgtcacccaggctagagtgtagtggttgcagtgatctcagctcactgcaacctctgcatcccaggttcaagtgattcttgcgcctcagcctcccaagtagctgggatcacaggtatgcgccaccatacttgaaaccgcctttgcaaaattaagactgagacagtgaaagagatctcacttaactgactccatcttgcttctaacctccacgATGTCCTTAttcattcctgggcgtaggctgaactaactctgagagaaacttagtttatagtttaaacaaagacggtaacagtcctttcccaaagcagacctccttcttgcctgggggctagattgcctttttctttttcttttcttttctttctttttcttttcttttctttctttttttctttttgagatggagtcttgctctgtcacctaggctggagtgcagtggcacgatcttggcttactacaacatccgcctcccaggttcaagcgattctcctgtctcagtctcctgagtagttgggattacaggcgctgccaGCACGTccacataatttttgtatttttagtagagatgagggtttcactgtgttgtccaggctagtcttgaactcctggcctcaagtgattctccgacctcggcctcccagtatgagccactgcaccggccacTTTGAATATTTAATTAAGCTTCAGAACACACTCGGAAGCAAGTGGAAAGTCCAAACATTGTCCTTTAACAGCAATAATAAGATACacatgtggccgggcgcagtggctcacgcctgtaatagcattttggggggccgaggcaggcggatcacctgaggtcaggagtttgagatcagcctgaccaacacggtgaaaccctgcctctactaaaaatacaaaaattagccaggcgtggtggcacgcagctgtaatcccagctactggggaggctgaggcaggagaatcacttgaacctgggaggtagaggttgcagtgagccaagattgcacctttgcactccagcctgggtgacagagcaatactccatctcagaaaaaaaaaaaaggtatttacaTATGTAATGGATGTTCATAAGGAAATATAGACAGATGGGCTCTGTGTTGCCTGTCTGGGGTTTTATGCATAACTTATGCATAGGAATTTATGCAAATATCAAGACTCTGACAATAACTgtgcttctcttctcttcctccttaacCCCTCACCCTCAGCAAGCTCCCCTCACACTAATGGCTGGCGCTGACTCATTATAACAAAGCGTTCCAATAGTAAGAATGGATTTGAGTAAAATGAAACTGTTGAATTCAAAACTGAAATAccaagaaaagtttattttaatcttttttttgacCCCAAATTATGCTGCTTGGCAATTCAGATGTAGTAGACATATGCTATACAGGGTTTTTcccttccttatttatttatttatttattttcggacagggtcttattctgtcatccaggctggagtgcagttgtgtgatcacagcccactgcatcctcaaactccttggctcaggagattctcctacttcagcctcctgagtagctagaaccacaggtgtgtgcaacctcactgggttaattttttaaattgttgtagagatggagccaggcgcggtggctcacgcctgtaattccatcactttgggagtccaaggtgggtggatcacctgaggtcagtaggtcgagaccaacctgtccaacatggtgaaaccctgtctctacaaaaatacaaaaaattaactgggcgtggtggcggggcacctctaaccccagctacttgggaggttgaggcaggagaatcgcttgaacctgggaggcagaggttgcagtgagccgggatcttgccattgcactctagcctgggcgacaagaacaaaactctgtctcaaaaaaaaaaaaaaatttagagatggggtcttgctatattgcccaggctgatctcaaactcctgggctcaagggatcctccctcggCAGATGTTTCGGATATCTGGGgttttttttagttctatttttatttttatttatttttagtttttatttatttatatttatttatttattttgagatggagttttgctcttgttacccaggttggagtacaatggcacgatctcgactaactgtaacctctgcctcccgggttcaagcaattctcctgcctc includes:
- the CALR3 gene encoding calreticulin-3, translating into MAGVRVPLWGICMLRVALATVYFQEEFLDGEHWRNRWVQSTNDSRFGHFRLSSGKFYGHKEKDKGLQTTQNGRFYAISARFKPFSNKGKTLVIQYTVKHEQKMDCGGGYIKVFPADVDQKNLNGKSQYYIMFGPDICGFDIKKVHVILHFKNQYHENKKLIRCKVDGFTHLYTLILRPDLSYNVKIDGQSIESGSIEYDWNLTSLKKETSPAESKDWEQTKDNKAQDWEKHFLDASASKQSDWNGELDGDWPASMLQKPPYQDGLKPEGIDKDIWLHHKMKNTNYLTQYDLSEFENIGAIGLELWQVRSGTIFDNFLITDDEEYADNFGKATWGETKGPEREMDAIQAKEEMKKAREEEEEELLLGKMNGREHYFNRFHRRNEL